A portion of the candidate division WOR-3 bacterium genome contains these proteins:
- a CDS encoding phosphate ABC transporter permease subunit PstC yields VRTLTSNIALEMGYASGDHQRALFATGVILFVIIAILNTIALLTMREKR; encoded by the coding sequence GGTACGCACCCTCACTTCAAACATCGCCCTTGAGATGGGTTATGCGAGTGGGGACCACCAGCGGGCTTTGTTTGCCACCGGCGTGATTCTATTTGTCATCATTGCCATCCTTAATACCATTGCACTCCTAACAATGAGG